One Nicotiana tomentosiformis chromosome 4, ASM39032v3, whole genome shotgun sequence genomic window carries:
- the LOC104108984 gene encoding PH, RCC1 and FYVE domains-containing protein 1, translating into MADLVSYGDAHRDIDQALIALKKGAQLLKYGRKGKPKFYPFRLSNDESSLVWISSSGEKSLKLASVSRIIPGQRTAVFRRYLRPEKDYLSFSLIYNYGKRSLDLICKDKVEAEFWITGLKALISSGQGGRSKVDGWSDGGLYFDDSRDLTSNSPSSSSVSATKEISSPDASLSSNPNTSPKSYQPYSFVQSERSHVALDQANMQNIQAKGSASDVFRVSVSSAPSTSSHGSAPDDCDALGDVYIWGEVICDNIVKVGPEKNSSSVSTRADVLLPRPLESNVVLDVHHIACGVKHAALVTRQGELFTWGEESGGRLGHGVGKDVTQPRFVESLSFCSVDFVACGEFHTCAVTMAGELYTWGDGTHNAGLLGNGTDVSHWIPKRISGPLEGLQVAAVTCGPWHTALITSTGQLFTFGDGTFGVLGHGDRENILFPREVKSLSGLRTIAVACGVWHTAAVVEVIVTQSSASVSSGKLFTWGDGDKSRLGHGDKEPRLEPTCVPALIDYNFHKIACGHSLTVCLTTSGHVFTMGSTVYGQLGNPYSDGKLPCLVEDKLSGEIVEDIASGSYHVAVLTSKNEVYTWGKGANGRLGHGDVEDRKAPTLVEALKDRHVKYIACGSNYSAAICLHKWVSGAEQSQCSACRQAFGFTRKRHNCYNCGLVHCHACTSRKAIRAALAPNPNKPYRVCDSCFTKLSKVAEIGINNRRSAGPRLSGENKDRLDKAELRSVKSGMPPNLDLIKQLDSKAVKQGKKADTFSLGRSSQAPLLQLKDVVLSTAGDLRWAVPKPVITQSGVSSRSVSPFSRKASPPRSATPVPTTAGLSFSKSVADSLKKTNELLNQEVHKLRAQVENLRHRCELQEMELQKSTKKAQEAMVLAAEESAKCKAAKDVIKSLTAQLKDMAERLPPGAYDVESLKLAYLPNGVDVNGIHYPDANGERHSRSDSVASSYMASQTSMDLSTFGMQSPSKSQRDSSSIEAITSNQILTPNGIDDRAEVRLPNGSGAEVRINSASEAVDNNKDSGPLQDNENGLQPRNSLPPGNPNQIEAEWIEQYEPGVYITLVALRDGTRDLKRVRFSRRRFGEHQAETWWSENREKVYERYNVRGSDKSSVTGQAARKSEGALSPSSQI; encoded by the exons ATGGCAGATCTTGTTAGCTATGGTGATGCCCACCGTGATATTGACCAG GCATTAATTGCTTTAAAGAAAGGAGCTCAACTGTTGAAATATGGCCGCAAAGGGAAGCCCAAGTTCTATCCATTTAGACTTTCTAAT GATGAATCGTCTCTAGTTTGGATCTCTAGCAGTGGTGAAAAGAGTTTAAAGTTAGCTTCGGTGTCTAGAATCATTCCCGGGCAAAGAACT GCTGTTTTTCGACGATATCTTCGTCCTGAAAAGGACTACTTGTCCTTCTCGCTCATATATAATTACGGAAAAAGATCCCTCGATCTG ATTTGTAAGGATAAGGTCGAGGCAGAGTTCTGGATCACTGGTTTGAAAGCTTTGATATCTTCTGGACAAGGTGGGCGCTCAAAGGTTGATGGTTGGAGTGATGGAGGCCTCTACTTTGAT GATAGTCGAGATTTGACATCAAATAGTCCAAGTTCTAGTTCTGTTAGTGCTACAAAAGAAATTAGCTCTCCAGACGCTTCCTTAAGTTCCAACCCCAATACTTCTCCTAAGAGCTATCAACCTTATAGTTTTGTGCAGTCTGAAAGGTCACATGTAGCTTTGGATCAAGCAAATATGCAAAACATTCAAGCCAAAGGATCTGCTTCAGACGTGTTCCGAGTTAGTGTTTCCAGTGCCCCTAGTACTTCTAGTCATGGTTCTGCACCAGATGATTGTGATGCTTTGGGCGATGTTTATATATGGGGTGAGGTAATATGTGATAACATTGTCAAGGTTGGACCTGAAAAAAACTCCAGTTCAGTGAGCACAAGGGCAGATGTGCTTCTTCCAAGACCACTCGAATCCAATGTAGTTTTAGATGTTCATCATATAGCTTGTGGGGTCAAGCATGCTGCCCTTGTCACCAGACAAGGTGAACTCTTTACATGGGGTGAAGAATCTGGTGGCCGGCTTGGCCACGGTGTTGGGAAAGATGTCACTCAACCTCGGTTTGTTGAATCCTTGTCCTTTTGCAGTGTTGACTTTGTTGCATGTGGTGAGTTTCACACCTGTGCTGTTACAATGGCTGGTGAACTATATACATGGGGGGATGGCACACACAATGCTGGGCTTCTTGGTAATGGCACTGATGTCAGTCACTGGATACCAAAGAGAATTTCAGGCCCTCTGGAAGGACTTCAAGTTGCAGCAGTAACTTGTGGTCCATGGCATACTGCTTTAATAACATCAACTGGGCAGCTCTTCACATTTGGAGATGGAACATTTGGTGTTTTAGGCCATGGTGATAGAGAAAATATATTGTTTCCTCGAGAGGTCAAGTCCCTGTCAGGCCTGAGGACAATTGCCGTTGCATGTGGAGTGTGGCATACTGCTGCTGTAGTTGAAGTTATCGTCACACAGTCTAGTGCTAGTGTTTCATCTGGAAAATTATTTACTTGGGGAGATGGAGACAAAAGTCGTCTTGGACATGGTGATAAAGAACCTCGGCTGGAGCCTACTTGTGTGCCTGCACTTATTGATTACAATTTTCACAAGATTGCTTGTGGGCATAGTTTAACCGTCTGCTTGACCACATCTGGTCACGTCTTTACAATGGGAAGTACCGTGTATGGACAACTTGGAAATCCTTACTCTGATGGGAAGTTACCTTGCCTGGTAGAAGACAAACTTTCTGGTGAAATTGTCGAAGATATTGCTTCTGGTTCATACCATGTGGCTGTGTTGACGTCCAAAAATGAGGTTTATACGTGGGGAAAAGGAGCCAATGGGAGGTTAGGTCATGGGGATGTAGAGGACCGGAAAGCCCCTACTTTGGTTGAAGCGTTGAAGGACAGACATGTGAAATATATTGCTTGTGGTTCTAATTACAGTGCTGCAATATGTCTTCACAAATGGGTTTCTGGTGCTGAGCAGTCTCAGTGTTCAGCCTGTAGACAGGCTTTTGGGTTCACAAGGAAAAGGCACAATTGCTACAACTGCGGACTTGTGCATTGCCATGCATGTACTTCAAGAAAAGCAATAAGGGCAGCATTGGCTCCAAATCCAAACAAACCGTATCGTGTATGTGATTCTTGTTTTACAAAACTGAGCAAGGTGGCTGAGATTGGAATCAATAACAGGAGAAGTGCTGGACCTCGCCTTTCCGGTGAGAACAAGGACCGGTTGGACAAGGCTGAGTTACGATCAGTGAAATCAGGAATGCCACCAAATCTTGATTTAATCAAGCAGCTAGATAGTAAAGCAGTCAAACAAGGTAAAAAAGCTGATACGTTTTCCTTGGGTCGTTCCTCTCAAGCTCCTTTGTTACAGCTGAAAGATGTAGTTTTGTCGACCGCTGGTGATCTGCGTTGGGCAGTTCCAAAACCAGTTATTACCCAATCGGGTGTTAGTTCCAGATCTGTATCACCTTTCTCTAGGAAGGCAAGTCCACCGCGTTCAGCCACACCAGTACCTACCACAGCAGGACTTTCGTTCTCCAAAAGTGTTGCTGATAGTTTGAAAAAGACCAATGAGCTTTTAAATCAGGAAGTTCATAAATTACGGGCCCAG GTCGAGAACCTGAGACATCGTTGTGAACTTCAGGAAATGGAGCTTCAGAAATCAACAAAAAAAGCCCAGGAAGCAATGGTTTTGGCGGCAGAGGAATCTGCTAAATGCAAAGCTGCAAAAGACGTTATAAAATCGCTGACGGCGCAG CTCAAAGACATGGCTGAAAGGTTGCCACCTGGGGCTTATGACGTAGAGAGCCTTAAACTAGCTTACCTACCAAATGGTGTGGACGTGAATGGCATTCACTATCCTGATGCAAATGGGGAACGCCATTCTAGATCTGATTCTGTCGCTAGCTCTTACATGGCCTCTCAAACCAGCATGGACTTAAGTACATTTGGAATGCAAAGCCCCAGCAAATCGCAAAGGGATTCTAGCAGCATTGAAGCTATTACAAGCAATCAAATTCTGACCCCCAATGGTATAGATGATCGAGCTGAAGTTAGACTGCCTAATGGCAGTGGGGCAGAGGTGCGCATCAATAGTGCCTCTGAAGCCGTTGATAATAATAAAGACTCTGGGCCTTTACAAGACAATGAAAATGGACTGCAACCAAGAAATTCTCTGCCTCCTGGCAATCCTAACCAAATTGAAGCTGAATGGATTGAGCAATACGAGCCTGGAGTGTATATAACACTCGTAGCTCTTCGAGATGGCACTAGAGATCTGAAACGTGTACGCTTCAG CCGCAGAAGATTCGGGGAGCACCAAGCAGAGACTTGGTGGTCGGAGAACCGGGAAAAAGTTTACGAGAGATATAATGTTCGTGGGTCAGACAAGTCATCCGTTACAGGCCAGGCTGCTCGGAAGTCTGAAGGGGCACTCTCTCCGTCTTCCCAAATTTAG